GGCTCAATCACGAACTCACGGGGTTGTGGGCTGAACTGCACCGCACCGGCATCGCCCACGAGGGGATGGGCTGACACACGCCACACGCCCCAGGGATCCTTGAGTACTTTTCTCGCATCCCGGCAGCGCTGAAAAAACTCATCCCGCCTCATCGCATTCTCATGCGCCGCCACATGGCAGGTCCGCCGGCCATCTGTCCAGACGATCAATGCGCCAGACGACAGATGTTCGGCTTCACATTCGCGCAGCATGGCTGCTCCAGACGAACGGCGATTGCCGATGCTCTTACGGCCAAAGGCCTGTTCGATCACCGACACCATGTCAGGGGGAAATCCGTCGGGATAGAGCGGCCCGGCATCATCTGTCACATGACCGGCCATTTCCCAATAGCCAACCATGGAGTCTACGCCCTTGGAGAGAAACCCCAGCCGACCGAACGATCCTTCAGGCTGCCCCATCACCCGCACACCTTTGATCTCCGTGATGTGGCCAAGCCCGAGCGCTTCGAGCGTGGGAACGTTGAGTCCCCCCACGGCATCGGCCAGGTGAGCCAAGGTATTGGACCCGGCATCGCCATACTCCGCCGCATCGGGCAAAGCCCCGACGCCCAATCCATCAATAACCAATACAATGACGCGAGTAATCATGGGCGCACTATAGCATAGGTGTTCAGGGACAGTAGGGCGAGAGAGGCGGCATCTTCATACCGCACTCTGCTTCGCCACCTTGAAGAAGAAAGTGATTTAACCATTCTTTCGAGTCATTAAGAATGACCAGAAACTCAACTCCAAATTCCCGCCTGGTTGCCCAACAGATCCTTCCGAGCTCCACACGTATCGCCGCCGAGAAACCAGGCTCCATGATCTGAAGGCTCACAGTCTCTCCTTCTGAGGCCATCTCGTCACTTTCAATCGCGCAGCCCCCACGCGACAAACTGAACGTCCTTCCTTGATACGCTGCGTCTTCCAACGCATAGGCGACAGGGCACCGGACCGGAAACCGGGTGTCCTTACGCGCCATCATAATGGCTCACCCCTTCCCTCTTGAAACAGACCACTCCGCCACAATCGCAAGGCTCGCGCTGGTCCCGATCCGATCTGCGCCAGCCTCCAGCATCGCCAAGGTGGTCTTCCAATCTCGAATTCCGCCGGACGCTTTGACCTTGGCGCGACCAGCCACCGTATCTTTCATCAGCCTGACATCCTCCACCGTAGCGCCGGCAGAAGCGAACCCCGTCGAAGTCTTCACGTAGTCCATCCCTGCTTCAACAGCCAAACGGCAGGCTGTGATTTTTTCTTCTCGCGTCAGGCAGCAGGTTTCCAGAATGACTTTATGCTCAACCCCCTTGGTCGCTTTCACGACCTCAGCCATATCTCCCCTGACAAGATCGTAGTCACCGGACTTGAGCCGGCTCACGTTGATGACCATATCCAGCACCGTGGCTCCCCGTGCGACGCCTTCAATGGCCTCCGCAACCTTCGTTGCCGTCGTGTGGCCACCCAGCGGAAACCCGACAGGAATCCCGACGCGAATCGTCGTACCGGCCACTGCCTCGACCGCCTCATCGAGGTAACAGGGCGGCACAAAGATCACGATGAAACCGAACTCCCTCGCCTCCTGGCAGAGCCGCAGCACGTCTGCCTTCGTTGCGTCCGGACGCAACACGGTATGGTCGATCAACGCCGGCAGGTTCCAATTCTGTGTTGTCATCATGCCACTCTTATAACAAGTCTTCGGTCAGAGATGAAGAGGGAAAGACTGGGAAAGCAGGACGAGTGATTACATGTGCGGGAGAGAAGCCCGTCTAAACGGCCTCTTTTGATACTTCTCTACGGCCTGATTATGCTCGATAAGCGTCGCAGAGAACTGGTGGGTTCCATCGTTCCGCGACACAAAATACAAGGAATGGGAGTCGGACGGATAGAGTGTCGCACGAATCGCCTGAATACCTGGGTTGGCGATCGGCCCAGGCGGTAGGCCCCGGACCCGATAGGTGTTGTAGGGACTGGGATGAGACAAGTCTTTCTTGTGCAAGTTTCCGTCGAATGCCGGCAAGCCATAAATGACGGTCGGATCGCTCTGTAACGGGATATGCTTCTTGAGACGGTTGTGAAACACCGCCGAGATCTCCGACCGCTCGCCGCCAGACCCGGTCTCCTTTTCAATGACGGACGCAAGCGTCAACACTTCATGCATCGTCATCTTGAGCTCCTGCATCCGCGCAAGAAGATCCGGTCCGACCACCTGCCGTAGCTGCTCAACCATCGCCACTAAGACCTCACGCGTCTTCACGGTGCGAGGAAACTTATAGGTATTGGGGTAAAGATACCCTTCCAAAGTCTCGGCCTTAATGCCAAGCGATGCAATGAATGCCCGATCTTTCGTAAGCCGGATAAACTCTGCGCGATCCGTCACGCCCTGCTGCGAGAGCAGGTCGGCGATTTGGATGAGAGTCAGCCCTTCGGGAATCGTAAACGGGTGAAGCACCAC
This genomic stretch from Nitrospirota bacterium harbors:
- the mltG gene encoding endolytic transglycosylase MltG; translated protein: MNLRIVLGLLLVVMVGLGVAAYQTIRWAEGPIIPAQERPPSKIIVIPDGSTFQFVASLLERERLIRSHSAFVLLGKSQSVDRKVHAGEYELSPAMTPSEILSKLLSGQVVLHPFTIPEGLTLIQIADLLSQQGVTDRAEFIRLTKDRAFIASLGIKAETLEGYLYPNTYKFPRTVKTREVLVAMVEQLRQVVGPDLLARMQELKMTMHEVLTLASVIEKETGSGGERSEISAVFHNRLKKHIPLQSDPTVIYGLPAFDGNLHKKDLSHPSPYNTYRVRGLPPGPIANPGIQAIRATLYPSDSHSLYFVSRNDGTHQFSATLIEHNQAVEKYQKRPFRRASLPHM
- a CDS encoding phosphopentomutase, encoding MITRVIVLVIDGLGVGALPDAAEYGDAGSNTLAHLADAVGGLNVPTLEALGLGHITEIKGVRVMGQPEGSFGRLGFLSKGVDSMVGYWEMAGHVTDDAGPLYPDGFPPDMVSVIEQAFGRKSIGNRRSSGAAMLRECEAEHLSSGALIVWTDGRRTCHVAAHENAMRRDEFFQRCRDARKVLKDPWGVWRVSAHPLVGDAGAVQFSPQPREFVIEPPGTTMFDVLNRASQILVGVGKVGDLFSGRGLTRSVPVGHWTALLDEVTGMLKTVPRGLIVAGLDVLESDAAQSAAALHDFDRRLSELLEQLRPGDLLVLTGDHGRDISKADQVPTREYVPLLATGPKLAQGVNLGIRSSAADLGHTILEALQGDQLPVGESFLDALRAG
- the deoC gene encoding deoxyribose-phosphate aldolase, with product MTTQNWNLPALIDHTVLRPDATKADVLRLCQEAREFGFIVIFVPPCYLDEAVEAVAGTTIRVGIPVGFPLGGHTTATKVAEAIEGVARGATVLDMVINVSRLKSGDYDLVRGDMAEVVKATKGVEHKVILETCCLTREEKITACRLAVEAGMDYVKTSTGFASAGATVEDVRLMKDTVAGRAKVKASGGIRDWKTTLAMLEAGADRIGTSASLAIVAEWSVSRGKG